A stretch of Podospora bellae-mahoneyi strain CBS 112042 chromosome 5, whole genome shotgun sequence DNA encodes these proteins:
- the SIT1 gene encoding ferrioxamine B transporter (COG:U; EggNog:ENOG503NUD0) → MSLMIGVLLILLLVAATVAGWRLSGRSPPPHRPASPYPHPSFNDKREKPGIAKQTIDEDINNEVKIEPLHDFSWQDTPPLQLRPFKPKYHITMAIQTSSPSELIIMDKNYLDRVTARKAILASHPKVVKGYIPSGITPIRELYAYLMATYLPTRYPTMFSLSPDRTTLHNKITSCLSPVSPLDLPPDELLSTLATTIEDDIFLLLPDPATGLHRCVAFLCCHPSGFDPSTKLDQTLAGIHGPVPSYGKIGASMEKFFSKLEVGKPVKRVNWGLQTHKELYTLSGNHIDEHEVDSLTEEDREGIDICQTRLRVELQTLTRLPGTRGIVFSFKTFLYGLDEIRGEGRGEELAVAVEGLRGGNAKGMWVYKGGVRWGERVYTSRAARCPVIFSLGPRAQLPFAMATKGSDDDPTTDRAESSPTTKEAPPLPAAALSDEKSPGVRRAEALASVLTKADYVFIFFGVFIIAFAYGLDGMLRYAYQPNATASFSKHSLLATVNVLRSVIAAAAQPTSARIADIFGRVELVCLSVFFYTLGTVLEASSQNVETFATGALIYQIGYTMIILLLEVIIADITTTRARLLFSYIPNASFLVLTWVSGNISSAVLAVTTWRWAIGMWCIIYPVCAMPLIISLLVTGRRARRSHVMDGYVDPIRALPWGKFCAYLFWRLDVIGIILMIAVFALLLVPVTLAGGFQTSWTSAHVLGPLIAGFTAIPLFIGWQLYTPQPLVPFRLMKDRAVWAALGIALMLNWAWYMQGDYLYSVLVVAFDFDVMTATRVSSFYTFFSVLTGTVLGFVVYKVRRLKVFIVVGTCLFMVAFGLLIKYRGDTDMSSRAGVVGAQVVLGIAGGMFPYPAQASLQVALKHENLAVMTGLYLATYNLGSAFGGAVSGGIWTQVLPNQLAWRMEGFNNETLATSAYGNPFAFAKQYPVGTPERQALIDSYKYAQRLLTITGICLCVPLIAFASTLRNPKLNDEQTLKEDEPAA, encoded by the exons ATGTCTTTGATGATCGGGGTGCTTCTGATACTGTTGCTCGTCGCGGCAACAGTTGCCGGGTGGCGACTCTCGGGCCGatccccacctcctcatcggcCCGCATCACCTTATCCTCATCCGAGTTTCAACGACAAAAGAGAGAAGCCCGGCATTGCGAAGCAGACAATCGATGAAGACATTAACAATGAGGTCAAAATCGAACCTCTTCACGACTTCTCATGGCAGGACACACcacccctccagctccggCCCTTCAAGCCAAAATaccacatcaccatggccattcagacctcctccccgtcagAGCTGATCATCATGGATAAGAACTATCTTGATCGAGTCACCGCTCGGAAAGCAATCCTGGCCTCCCACCCAAAAGTTGTCAAAGGGTACATCCCCTCTGGCATCACTCCCATCAGGGAGCTCTACGCCTACCTCATGGCCACCTACTTACCCACCCGCTACCCAACCATgttctccctctctcccgaTCGAACAACCCTTCACAACAAAATCACCTCTTGCCTCTCTCCAGTCTCCCCCCTTGACCTCCCCCCGGACGAGCTCCTTTCCACCCTGGCCACAACCATCGAAGACgacatcttcctcctgctgcccGACCCGGCTACCGGCCTCCACCGCTGCGTGGCCTTCCTCTGCTGCCACCCCTCCGGCTTCGACCCCTCAACAAAGCTAGACCAAACCCTAGCCGGCATCCACGGCCCTGTTCCTTCCTACGGCAAAATCGGTGCTAGCATGGAGAAATTCTTCTCCAAATTGGAAGTGGGCAAGCCAGTTAAGAGGGTGAACTGGGGGCTTCAGACGCATAAGGAGCTGTACACGCTGAGCGGTAACCACATCGATGAGCATGAAGTGGATAGTttgacggaggaggatagggaggGTATTGATATTTGTCagacgaggttgagggttgagTTGCAGACCTTGACGAGACTGCCGGGAACGAGGGGGATCGTGTTTAGTTTCAAGACCTTTTTGTATGGGTTGGATGAGAttaggggggaggggaggggggaggagctggcggtggcggtggaggggttaAGGGGGGGGAATGCGAAGGGGATGTGGGTTTATAAGGGGGGGGTTaggtggggggagagggttt ACACGTCCAGAGCAGCCCGCTGCCCGGTCATTTTCTCCCTCGGCCCCCGGGCACAGCTTCCGTTCGCCATGGCTACCAAaggcagtgatgatgatcCCACGACGGACAGGGCGGAATCTTCGCCGACAACAAAAGAAGCTCCACCGTTGCCGGCAGCAGCTCTGTCTGATGAAAAGTCTCCTGGTGTCCGCCGTGCCGAGGCCCTGGCTTCGGTTCTCACCAAGGCCGACTACGTCTTCATCTTTTTTGGCGTCTTCATAATTGCCTTCGCCTATGGTCTCGATGGCATGCTCCGCTACGCTTACCAGCCTAATGCCACGGCTTCTTTCTCCAAGCACTCGCTGTTGGCAACTGTCAACGTTTTACGCTccgtcatcgccgccgcagcaCAACCCACCTCAGCCAGGATCGCCGACATCTTTGGCCGTGTCGAGCTTGTGTGTTTGTCAGTCTTTTTCTACACTCTCGGCACCGTCTTGGAGGCATCTTCACAAAATGTCGAAACATTTGCCACTGGGGCGCTCATCTACCAGATTGGATACACCATGATCATCTTACTGCTCGAGGTTATCATtgccgacatcaccaccacccgagcTCGCCTGCTGTTCAGTTACATCCCCAACGCCTCGTTCCTCGTATTGACTTGGGTCAGCGGAAACATTTCTTCGGCCGTGCTTGCTGTCACAACTTGGCGATGGGCCATCGGCATGTGGTGTATCATCTATCCGGTGTGCGCCATGCCTCTGATCATCAGTCTCCTGGTAACTGGCCGTCGAGCCCGCAGGTCACatgtgatggatggatacGTCGACCCGATCAGAGCTCTCCCCTGGGGCAAATTTTGTGCGTACTTGTTCTGGCGCCTCGATGTCATCGGAATCATTCTCATGATTGCAGTCTTCGCTTTGCTCTTGGTACCTGTCACGCTGGCAGGTGGCTTCCAGACATCCTGGACCAGCGCTCATGTCCTTGGCCCGTTGATAGCTGGCTTCACCGCGATACCGCTCTTCATTGGGTGGCAGCTCTATACCCCCCAACCGCTTGTGCCATTCAGACTCATGAAGGATCGAGCTGTGTGGGCCGCCCTCGGAATCGCCTTGATGCTGAATTGGGCGTGGTATATGCAAGGCGACTACTTGTATTCGGTTCTGGTCGTTGCTTTCGATTTCGACGTCATGACGGCCACTCGGGTGTCTTCCTTCTACACATTTTTCAGTGTTCTCACCGGCACCGTTCTCGGATTTGTCGTATACAAGGTCCGCCGGCTGAAAGTCTTTATCGTCGTTGGAACATGCCTCTTCATGGTTGCTTTCGGTCTCCTCATCAAGTATCGAGGTGATACCGACATGTCCAGCcgagctggtgttgttggcgccCAGGTTGTTTTGGGTATCGCCGGCGGTATGTTTCCCTACCCGGCGCAGGCCTCCCTTCAAGTGGCGCTGAAGCACGAGAATCTCGCTGTCATGACGGGCCTCTACCTCGCCACTTACAACCTCGGATCTGCGTTTGGCGGTGCTGTCTCGGGCGGGATATGGACTCAGGTCTTGCCAAACCAGCTTGCCTGGCGGATGGAGGGATTCAACAATGAAACCTTGGCAACATCTGCTTACGGGAATCCATTTGCCTTTGCGAAGCAGTACCCTGTGGGCACGCCCGAGCGGCAGGCGTTGATCGACTCTTACAAGTACGCCCAGAGGCTATTGACGATTACGGGGATTTGTTTGTGTGTGCCGCTAATTGCTTTTGCGTCGACGTTGCGGAATCCAAAGTTGAATGATGAGCAGACTTTGAAGGAGGACGAGCCGGCTGCATAG